From one uncultured Bacteroides sp. genomic stretch:
- a CDS encoding DUF4062 domain-containing protein: MEKKYQVFVSSTYEDLKEERQKVMESLLQMNCFPVGMEYFNASDSSQWKVIESLIKECDYYVLIVAGKYGSIEEESGKSYTQKEFEYAVEQGVPIISFIHKDPQYLPAKYVDSDPKIKEKLEIFKSDVKKRLCKFWDSADDLASKVILSLNSIIKTNQRTGWVKADEVSSADANKQILSLKKENETLLSQIKFLSSQIPEETEIYKQGDDLFKVHYTHTFDLFDSTPSQNTYSKELSWNEIFLSISTLLLKPVDESNIRKKIEECLLGEYFDISDQDFQTILIQLMALKYIETDIFKSGGLYTYWILTSYGKSLMVKLKAQKK, encoded by the coding sequence ATGGAAAAAAAATATCAAGTATTTGTTAGCTCTACATACGAAGATTTGAAAGAAGAACGTCAAAAAGTGATGGAATCCCTTCTTCAGATGAATTGTTTTCCTGTAGGTATGGAGTATTTTAACGCTTCTGATTCTTCACAATGGAAGGTGATTGAAAGCTTAATTAAAGAATGTGATTATTATGTATTAATCGTTGCTGGAAAATATGGCTCTATCGAAGAAGAATCTGGCAAAAGTTATACTCAAAAAGAATTTGAGTATGCTGTAGAGCAAGGAGTACCTATAATCTCGTTTATTCATAAAGATCCTCAATATCTACCTGCTAAATATGTTGACTCAGATCCAAAAATAAAAGAGAAATTAGAAATCTTTAAGTCTGATGTTAAAAAGAGGCTATGTAAATTTTGGGATAGTGCCGATGATTTAGCCTCTAAAGTTATTCTGAGCTTAAATTCAATAATAAAGACTAATCAAAGAACAGGATGGGTAAAAGCAGATGAAGTCTCTTCTGCTGATGCCAACAAACAGATTTTGAGTTTAAAAAAGGAAAATGAAACATTATTAAGTCAAATAAAGTTTTTAAGCTCACAAATACCAGAAGAAACAGAGATTTATAAGCAAGGAGATGATTTATTTAAAGTTCATTATACTCACACCTTTGATCTTTTTGACAGCACACCTTCGCAAAATACATATAGCAAAGAATTATCATGGAATGAAATTTTTTTATCTATTTCAACCCTTTTATTAAAACCAGTTGATGAATCAAATATTAGAAAAAAAATTGAAGAGTGTTTATTGGGGGAGTATTTTGATATATCTGACCAAGATTTTCAAACAATACTAATTCAATTAATGGCTTTGAAGTATATTGAAACTGATATTTTTAAGAGTGGCGGTTTATATACATATTGGATATTAACTTCTTATGGAAAATCATTAATGGTAAAGCTCAAAGCACAAAAGAAATAA
- a CDS encoding glycoside hydrolase family 97 protein, with product MRKIVFTILCSFLVHTLVAQELKSPDGNFILSFRLKDNGTPAYKLQYKGKSVIEESNLGFVIAPSISFNENFVISNTQFDKSDEVWQPVWGEQKEIRDNHNEMLVSLDQTSTKRRLNIRFRLFNDGLGFRYEFPVQENLRHFTIKEEMTEFKLSGNHKAFWIPADYDTNEFPITTSKLSEIAGLIGKVREEPLSAKSPAPGLAVQTPLMLKSDDGLYINIHEAALVNYPAMVLNLDDKTFCLSAHLTPDKNGNKGYIQTGTVSPWRTVVVSDDARNILASKLILNLNEPCKLEDTSWIKPTKYIGVWWEYFTGGGSTWAYTDNPDIIIGKTDYSKLKCNGHHGANTAHVKEYIDFAAQNGFDAVLVEGWNEGWEDNWAYSKEHIYSFTKAYPDFDVKELHQYAASKGIKIIMHHETTSSAINYERQLNDAFRFMVDNGYNAVKTGYVGPIIPRSEYHDGQWMVNHYLYVAQTAAKYKIMVDSHEAVRPTGLCRTYPNWIAQESARGTEFESFNGNKPDHTTILPFTRLMGGPMDYTPGIFQGDLSAYGSNKAKLSTTLVKQLALYVTMYSPLQMAADLPENYKRFSDAFQFIKDVAVDWDKSYILEAEPGDYITIARKAKGKNEWYVGGITDENAREAVIDLSFLPKGKKFHATIYADGKDAHWIKNPQSYTIKTITVTSTTKLKQRLAPSGGVAISIK from the coding sequence ATGAGAAAAATTGTTTTTACTATTCTATGTTCATTTCTTGTTCATACATTAGTTGCTCAGGAATTAAAATCTCCTGATGGTAATTTTATTCTTTCTTTTCGATTGAAAGATAATGGCACACCTGCTTACAAACTTCAGTATAAAGGAAAAAGTGTAATTGAAGAAAGTAATTTGGGGTTTGTTATTGCTCCTTCAATTTCCTTCAATGAAAATTTTGTTATTTCAAATACCCAGTTTGATAAATCGGATGAAGTTTGGCAGCCGGTTTGGGGTGAGCAAAAAGAGATCAGAGATAATCACAACGAGATGCTTGTTTCGCTGGATCAGACTTCCACAAAAAGAAGACTGAATATACGCTTTCGTTTGTTTAACGACGGGCTAGGCTTCAGATATGAATTTCCGGTTCAGGAGAATCTCCGGCATTTTACAATTAAGGAAGAAATGACTGAATTCAAACTCTCTGGTAATCATAAAGCATTCTGGATACCGGCCGATTATGATACGAATGAGTTTCCGATAACTACATCGAAGCTATCTGAAATAGCTGGTTTGATTGGTAAAGTTCGTGAAGAGCCTCTTTCTGCAAAATCTCCTGCACCTGGTTTGGCTGTGCAAACACCTTTGATGCTAAAGTCGGATGACGGATTATATATCAATATTCACGAAGCAGCTTTGGTTAATTATCCTGCAATGGTTCTGAATCTGGATGACAAGACTTTCTGTCTGAGTGCGCATCTCACACCTGATAAAAACGGAAATAAAGGTTATATACAGACCGGAACTGTAAGTCCGTGGAGAACTGTTGTTGTAAGCGATGATGCTCGTAATATTCTAGCCTCTAAACTAATTCTAAATCTGAATGAACCTTGTAAATTAGAAGACACTTCATGGATTAAACCGACAAAGTATATCGGCGTTTGGTGGGAATATTTCACAGGTGGTGGTTCTACCTGGGCTTATACAGATAATCCGGATATAATTATCGGCAAAACAGATTATTCAAAATTGAAATGTAATGGCCACCATGGCGCAAATACAGCTCATGTAAAAGAGTATATTGATTTTGCTGCGCAAAACGGATTTGATGCTGTTCTTGTAGAAGGTTGGAACGAAGGCTGGGAAGATAACTGGGCTTATTCAAAAGAACATATTTATAGCTTTACAAAAGCGTATCCGGACTTTGATGTGAAAGAGTTGCATCAGTATGCGGCTAGCAAAGGAATTAAAATAATTATGCATCATGAAACTACATCCTCGGCTATTAATTATGAACGTCAGTTAAATGATGCTTTCCGTTTTATGGTTGATAACGGATACAATGCAGTGAAGACCGGTTATGTAGGGCCTATAATCCCACGAAGTGAATATCATGATGGACAATGGATGGTCAATCATTATCTTTATGTTGCCCAAACTGCAGCAAAATATAAAATAATGGTCGATTCTCATGAAGCAGTTCGTCCAACAGGCCTTTGTCGTACTTATCCGAACTGGATTGCACAGGAATCAGCGCGTGGCACAGAATTTGAATCATTTAACGGGAATAAGCCCGATCATACAACGATTCTTCCATTCACCCGTTTGATGGGTGGTCCGATGGATTATACTCCGGGTATATTCCAAGGTGATTTGTCAGCCTATGGATCAAATAAAGCAAAGCTGAGTACCACTTTGGTAAAACAGCTTGCTCTATACGTAACAATGTATAGCCCGTTGCAAATGGCTGCCGATTTACCTGAGAACTATAAACGTTTTTCAGATGCTTTCCAGTTCATAAAAGATGTTGCAGTGGATTGGGACAAGTCCTATATTCTTGAAGCAGAACCTGGCGATTATATCACGATTGCCCGAAAAGCTAAAGGAAAGAATGAATGGTATGTTGGCGGAATTACCGATGAAAATGCACGTGAAGCTGTTATTGATTTGAGCTTTCTACCAAAAGGAAAGAAATTCCATGCAACAATTTATGCCGATGGTAAAGACGCTCACTGGATTAAAAATCCACAGAGTTATACGATAAAAACAATAACTGTGACAAGCACAACTAAGCTGAAACAAAGATTGGCTCCAAGTGGAGGAGTCGCTATAAGTATTAAATAG
- a CDS encoding DUF4838 domain-containing protein yields MVAKLLWNTSANVDSIIHTFLDGYYGKAAPYLYNYLNLQKGALLGSKIPLWIYDTPITHKNGMLNKALMQKYKELFDDAERAVADNPVYLNRVRESRLPIQYAELEIARTDPIENIAELKEKLDLFRQRAKELGVKDLNERNNTVEEYCELYSQRNLFHKNTNLAQGAEVNYILPANAPYDKIAAKALTDGLYGAASYNESWVGWMGKDAEFIIDLKKPQDFCSVEVDFLHNLGAWILLPKSMSCYTSTNNKDFTLMGTTEIPEDRDRPVKYVNIPVKSDKVISARYVKVKIETIGLCPSWHYGVGNPAWFFLDEVLVH; encoded by the coding sequence TTGGTTGCTAAATTATTGTGGAATACTTCGGCTAATGTTGATTCTATCATACATACTTTTTTAGATGGATATTATGGCAAAGCTGCTCCTTATCTTTATAATTATCTGAATTTGCAGAAAGGAGCACTGTTAGGAAGTAAAATTCCTCTATGGATATATGATACTCCAATAACACATAAAAATGGTATGCTGAATAAAGCTCTCATGCAAAAATATAAAGAGCTATTTGATGATGCTGAGCGAGCTGTTGCTGATAATCCAGTATACCTTAACCGTGTCAGAGAATCCCGCCTTCCGATTCAGTATGCCGAGCTGGAAATAGCACGGACCGACCCCATTGAAAATATAGCTGAGCTGAAAGAAAAATTAGATCTATTCAGGCAAAGAGCTAAAGAGCTTGGGGTAAAGGACCTCAATGAACGTAATAATACAGTAGAAGAATATTGTGAGCTTTATTCACAAAGGAATCTTTTTCATAAGAATACAAACCTGGCTCAAGGTGCTGAAGTAAATTATATTCTTCCGGCAAATGCTCCATACGATAAAATTGCAGCTAAGGCCCTAACTGATGGACTTTATGGAGCTGCTTCATACAACGAGAGTTGGGTAGGATGGATGGGAAAAGATGCTGAGTTTATTATTGATTTAAAGAAACCACAAGACTTTTGCAGTGTAGAAGTTGATTTTCTGCATAATTTAGGTGCCTGGATTCTATTACCTAAAAGCATGAGCTGCTATACATCAACTAACAATAAAGACTTTACATTAATGGGAACCACCGAAATACCTGAAGATAGAGACAGACCTGTTAAATACGTAAATATACCTGTGAAATCTGATAAAGTTATTAGTGCTCGTTATGTAAAAGTAAAAATAGAGACAATCGGCTTATGTCCTTCCTGGCATTATGGGGTGGGGAATCCAGCTTGGTTCTTTCTTGATGAGGTTCTTGTGCACTAG
- a CDS encoding DUF4838 domain-containing protein, producing MNVRHKIEVVLLSFFLIFQYSFAQIVIVKGGRPKARIAVDRNDSIDMKAALLLQTFTKKITGAILEIVSKENVKKGDVLIGNFQLPLKGLNASDITEDGFYISSADGYLRIVKGGGKGSIYGVVTLLEDYFGIHYYATETYSINKSKDMVIPSGIHKIDNPSFRYRQTQSYSFKDPMYKLWHRLEEPGEVFASNLWVHTFNTLLPAAEFGEKHPQYYSFINGQRRPGVASQWCLTNPDVFEIVAHRLDSIFKANPGKNIISVSQNDSQTHCSCDECKAIDEYEGSPSGTIIYFLNKLAARFPDKEFSTLAYLYSVPPPKHIKPLPNVNIMLCDIGCYREVPLTENPSGQDFMRNMEGWSKITNNIFVWDYGINFDNYISPFPNFHILQPNMELFKKNKATMHFSQIASIKGGTFLNFVRIWLLNYCGILRLMLILSYILF from the coding sequence ATGAATGTTAGACATAAAATAGAAGTAGTACTGCTCTCTTTTTTTCTGATTTTTCAATATTCCTTTGCTCAGATTGTAATAGTGAAAGGAGGCAGACCAAAGGCACGAATAGCTGTCGATAGAAATGACAGCATCGATATGAAGGCTGCACTATTACTTCAAACTTTCACTAAAAAAATAACTGGAGCAATTCTCGAAATAGTATCAAAAGAAAACGTAAAAAAAGGTGATGTTTTGATTGGCAACTTTCAACTCCCTCTTAAAGGTTTGAATGCATCTGATATTACTGAAGATGGTTTTTATATATCCTCGGCTGACGGGTATCTGCGTATTGTAAAAGGTGGAGGTAAAGGCTCAATATATGGGGTTGTTACTTTATTGGAAGATTATTTTGGAATACACTATTATGCAACAGAAACATATAGCATAAACAAGAGTAAAGATATGGTTATACCTTCGGGTATACATAAGATCGACAATCCGTCATTTCGATACCGGCAAACGCAATCTTACAGCTTCAAAGATCCTATGTACAAGCTGTGGCATCGATTGGAAGAGCCTGGGGAAGTATTTGCCAGCAACTTGTGGGTGCATACTTTTAATACATTACTCCCTGCGGCTGAATTCGGAGAAAAACATCCACAGTATTATTCGTTTATTAATGGTCAGCGTAGACCTGGGGTGGCTAGTCAGTGGTGTTTAACGAATCCTGACGTATTTGAGATTGTAGCTCACCGTTTGGATTCTATATTTAAGGCTAATCCCGGGAAAAACATAATATCAGTCAGCCAAAACGATAGCCAGACTCACTGTTCTTGTGATGAGTGCAAAGCGATTGATGAATATGAAGGCAGCCCCTCGGGAACAATTATTTATTTTTTGAACAAACTTGCAGCTCGTTTTCCTGATAAGGAGTTTTCTACACTTGCTTACTTATATTCTGTTCCGCCACCTAAACATATAAAGCCTTTGCCCAATGTGAATATAATGCTTTGCGATATAGGTTGTTATAGAGAGGTCCCATTAACAGAAAACCCTTCGGGCCAAGATTTTATGAGGAATATGGAGGGATGGTCGAAAATAACAAATAATATATTTGTATGGGATTATGGTATTAATTTTGATAATTATATTTCTCCTTTCCCTAATTTTCATATTCTACAGCCCAATATGGAGCTATTTAAAAAGAATAAGGCAACAATGCATTTTTCACAGATAGCAAGTATTAAGGGGGGGACTTTTCTGAACTTCGTTCGTATTTGGTTGCTAAATTATTGTGGAATACTTCGGCTAATGTTGATTCTATCATACATACTTTTTTAG
- a CDS encoding RNA polymerase sigma-70 factor, with the protein MENVISLAERIKGGDRAAFNELYLLHYSSLRNYGRSFLSATETEDIIQDVFLNVWLHKENIDENLSLKAYLFRSVYNSALNVLKKKQPDQKLSDYQQEIENIRCQYYDPDSNDVIQYLYNNDIKIRIDAAIESLPPKCKEVFILSYLEDMPSKDISKKLAVSLSTVQNHTYNALKQLREKLRRNSEEF; encoded by the coding sequence ATGGAAAATGTTATTTCATTGGCAGAAAGGATAAAGGGGGGGGATAGAGCCGCATTTAATGAGCTTTATTTGTTGCATTATTCTTCTTTGCGAAATTATGGGAGATCTTTTCTAAGTGCAACTGAAACAGAAGACATAATACAGGATGTTTTTTTAAATGTTTGGCTTCATAAGGAAAATATAGATGAAAACCTTTCGCTAAAAGCTTATCTTTTCCGCTCTGTTTATAATTCAGCATTGAATGTTTTGAAAAAGAAACAACCAGATCAAAAACTGTCTGATTATCAACAGGAAATTGAGAATATTAGGTGCCAATATTATGATCCGGATTCAAATGATGTGATTCAGTATCTTTACAACAATGATATTAAAATCAGAATTGATGCAGCAATAGAAAGTCTTCCTCCTAAATGTAAGGAAGTATTTATATTAAGCTACCTTGAAGATATGCCAAGTAAAGATATTAGCAAGAAACTAGCTGTTTCGTTAAGCACAGTCCAGAACCATACCTACAATGCATTGAAGCAATTACGTGAGAAATTAAGAAGAAATTCCGAAGAATTCTGA